From Anopheles coluzzii chromosome 3, AcolN3, whole genome shotgun sequence, the proteins below share one genomic window:
- the LOC120955389 gene encoding senecionine N-oxygenase — translation MVMEKTKRTFCVIGAGTAGLCAARHALQAGGIVTVFEMGKQLGGTWVFNEATGKNEYGIDVHSSMYKGLKTNLPKEIMGYPDFPIPEQESSYIPAEDMLTFFQQFAESYGILEHIRFSHYVVRVKPTIDEKGWEVIVRDCPNDQLLTLTFDYVLVCNGHYHTPNLPKYPGMSVFRGKQMHSHDYRSNEPFEGETVLVIGAGPSGMDMAYEISKKAIRVTLSHHLKDKPQTVFPSNVTLKPDVTRLTVTGVEYADGTSEDFSVICYSTGYKYTFPFLSVDCGITVEENYVQPLYKHCINIRYPTMAFIGLPFYVCAAQMMDLQARFCLKFFSGAKTLPTQEEMSADTAAEMEERWKRGLKKRQAHMMGPVEDRYYDDLAQTAEIDPIKPVIKKLHKISAMRYSEDLVNFRNDKFRLVDDETFVKVN, via the exons ATGGTGATGGAAAAG ACCAAACGAACCTTTTGCGTTATCGGAGCGGGCACCGCTGGGCTTTGTGCTGCGCGGCATGCATTGCAAGCAGGTGGAATTGTTACCGTGTTTGAGATGGGCAAACAGCTCGGCGGAACCTGGGTGTTTAATGAGGCAACGGGCAAAAACGAATACGGTATCGACGTGCACTCTAGTATGTACAAAGGATTGAAAACTAATCTGCCGAAGGAGATCATGGGCTATCCGGACTTTCCCATACCAGAACAAGAAAGTTCTTACATCCCAGCGGAGGATATGTTAACCTTCTTTCAGCAATTTGCCGAATCGTATGGAATTTTGGAGCACATTCGCTTCAGCCACTACGTAGTGCGGGTGAAGCCGACGATTGATGAGAAAGGATGGGAAGTGATTGTACGCGACTGTCCGAACGATCAGCTGCTGACGCTAACGTTCGATTACGTGCTCGTGTGTAATGGACACTACCATACGCCTAATTTACCAAAGTATCCCGGTATGAGCGTATTCCGGGGCAAACAGATGCACAGTCACGATTATCGCAGCAACGAACCGTTTGAAG GTGAAACAGTTCTCGTTATCGGAGCGGGCCCGTCAGGAATGGATATGGCATATGAGATCTCTAAGAAAGCGATCCGTGTTACTTTGAGCCACCATTTGAAGGATAAGCCCCAAACGGTGTTTCCGAGCAATGTGACATTGAAGCCGGACGTAACAAGGCTTACCGTAACCGGCGTTGAATATGCTGACGGTACCAGTGAAGACTTTAGTGTCATCTGCTACAGCACCGGTTACAAGTACACCTTCCCATTCTTAAGCGTCGATTGTGGCATCACGGTTGAGGAAAACTACGTGCAGCCGCTGTACAAGCACTGCATTAACATCCGCTACCCTACGATGGCATTCATTGGACTTCCATTCTACGTGTGCGCGGCGCAGATGATGGACTTGCAGGCACGGTTTTGTCTTAAATTTTTCAGCGGTGCCAAAACTCTGCCCACCCAGGAGGAGATGAGTGCCGATACGGCTGCTGAGATGGAAGAACGTTGGAAGCGCGGTTTGAAGAAACGGCAAGCACATATGATGGGCCCGGTAGAGGATCGTTACTACGATGATCTAGCGCAGACTGCTGAAATCGACCCGATCAAGCCAGTGATCAAGAAGCTCCATAAGATCAGTGCGATGCGTTACTCGGAAGATTTGGTGAATTTCCGAAACGATAAATTTCGGTTAGTAGACGATGAAACGTTTGTGAAGGTTAACTAG
- the LOC120955390 gene encoding senecionine N-oxygenase-like: MSYCIIGAGMAGLAAARRVLEIGAQVTIFERMDQLGGTWIYTDEVGVDRYGLPVHTSMYRGLRTNLPKEVMGYPDFPIPAQRDSYIVSDDILSFLRLYADRYHIKDCIKFEHHVVQVHPTDGERWIVEVENLADHQKEQHVFDYLFICNGHYHTPNVPTVNGSEIFQGQQLHSHDYRCTEHYKDKAVLVMGAGPSGMDIALELAKTARRVTISHHMERLTFPFPSNLSQQSDVSMLTETGAKFTNGSEESFDVVLYCTGFRYNFPFLGADCGIEVQDNHVQPLYKHCININHPTMAFIGLPFYVCAAQMMDLQVRFCLAYLTGRQHLPPAHEMLEDAAQEFEDRLQRGYKKRHAHMMGPEQGRYYDDLAKTAQIETIPLVMTKLHNESSQRFVDDLIHFREDVFRIVDDEYFEYVKE; encoded by the exons ATGAGCTACTGCATCATAGGCGCCGGCATGGCAGGATTGGCTGCCGCACGACGTGTGCTCGAGATCGGAGCACAGGTTACAATTTTTGAGCGAATGGATCAGCTTGGTGGAACATGGATCTACACCGATGAAGTTGGTGTCGATCGTTACGGGCTTCCTGTGCATACCAGTATGTACCGTGGATTGCGTACGAACTTGCCCAAGGAGGTAATGGGATATCCGGACTTCCCAATACCGGCACAACGCGATTCGTACATTGTTTCGGATGatattttgtcatttttacGCCTGTACGCCGATCGGTATCATATCAAAGACTGTATCAAGTTCGAGCATCATGTCGTGCAAGTCCATCCCACGGACGGTGAACGCTGGATTGTTGAAGTAGAGAATCTAGCAGATCATCAAAAGGAGCAGCATGTTTTTGATTACCTGTTTATCTGTAACGGTCATTATCACACTCCGAACGTACCGACAGTGAACGGAAGCGAAATTTTCCAGGGACAGCAACTGCACAGCCACGATTATCGTTGTACTGAACATTACAAAG ACAAAGCGGTGCTCGTTATGGGCGCAGGTCCTTCCGGTATGGATATAGCACTAGAACTGGCAAAAACAGCGCGCCGTGTAACGATCAGTCACCACATGGAGCGACTGAccttccctttcccttccAACTTGTCCCAACAGTCAGACGTTTCCATGCTTACGGAAACCGGAGCAAAGTTCACGAACGGAAGTGAGGAGTCATTCGACGTAGTTCTATACTGCACAGGTTTCCGATATAACTTTCCCTTCCTTGGTGCGGATTGTGGCATCGAAGTGCAAGATAACCACGTACAGCCGCTGTACAAACATTGCATCAACATTAACCACCCAACGATGGCGTTCATCGGACTACCGTTCTACGTGTGTGCGGCACAAATGATGGATCTTCAGGTTCGATTTTGTCTGGCATACTTGACGGGTAGACAGCATCTACCACCAGCGCACGAGATGCTGGAAGATGCGGCGCAAGAATTTGAGGATCGTTTACAGCGCGGATATAAGAaaagacacgcacacatgatGGGACCGGAGCAGGGCCGGTATTATGACGATCTTGCAAAGACGGCCCAAATTGAAACCATTCCCCTGGTAATGACCAAACTGCACAACGAAAGCAGTCAACGGTTTGTAGACGATTTAATACACTTCCGCGAGGACGTATTTAGAATCGTAGATGACGAATATTTCGAATATGTAAAGGAATAA
- the LOC120956762 gene encoding kinesin-like protein Klp68D, translating into MDRTIKTRSNLSNTKNECVQVVVRCRPLNNKELTGNFQKVVDVFPSRGVIEILNCNEASRENKKMFTYDAVYDCLSTQQTIYDEVVRPLVSSVMEGFNGCVFAYGQTGTGKTHTMEGIKNDPEQKGIIPRAFEQVWAHINRAQNMNFLVAVSYLEIYMEELRDLLKPNSTSSLELRERDGGIVVPNLHSVLCKSVEDMLHVMHQGNKNRTVGFTNMNEHSSRSHAIFLIKIEMCEAGSTLVKVGKLNLIDLAGSERQSKTGATAERLKEASKINRALSSLGNVISALAEKSPHVPYRDSKLTRLLQDSLGGNSKTIMIANIGPSEFNYNETLTTLRYAHRAKTIENKPVKNEDPQDTKLREYQNEIAELRKLISERQKRERTVHREKKAKKKATRVKREPSLTQSDEKSDSEVEEEEDCEKENEQDFNELDTKAKEELMKEREATAALASKLQELEGQLVKGGKNILDTYTERQFELEKKLSEIAERKKREIEMQQQLELQEESTMEIRETFTSLQQEVELKTRKLKKCYAKCMALKQELQDTRDEHNRDRRELEMTQNELIKELKRLLLIIDNFVPAEVKSRLYTQAKYDDEAEEWFLNGSMMLNNHQMLTRPVADPSRRRPMSEYALQMIKTKSSDAIRYKGENILDYELDMPLRTTYEYSNPKVSASLQAVLAEAMQTEDDIDITDQSNYASMMKMRLDQITKRNVQEHAASATTGSAAGSSGIMGGSTGSVAGVNGSTGSVHIGSGIMTAGGSSTSRARSSVYNRGKSAAPAFGAHSAAPVKKVSTSALTSSSHGGTGAGAGHMFPKARGLIPK; encoded by the exons ATGGATCGTACCATCAAAACCAGAAGTAACCTATCG aacacaaaaaatgaatgtGTCCAGGTGGTGGTACGATGCCGGCCGCTGAACAACAAGGAATTGACTGGAAACTTCCAAAAAGTGGTCGACGTTTTTCCTAGTCGAGGTGTCATCGAAATCCTGAACTGCAATGAAGCTtcgagagaaaacaaaaagatgttTACGTACGATGCTGTGTACGATTGTCT CTCTACCCAGCAAACGATCTACGACGAAGTGGTACGTCCGCTGGTTTCATCCGTTATGGAAGGATTCAATGGGTGTGTCTTTGCGTACGGTCAGACTGGCACGGGCAAAACGCACACGATGGAGGGCATCAAAAACGATCCCGAGCAAAAGGGTATCATACCACGGGCGTTCGAGCAGGTATGGGCACACATAAATCGCGCACAGAACATGAACTTCCTGGTGGCAGTTTCGTATTTGGAAATTTACATGGAGGAATTGCGCGATCTGTTAAAACCGAACTCAACCTCCTCGCTGGAACTGCGCGAGCGGGATGGCGGTATCGTGGTCCCGAACTTGCACTCCGTGCTGTGCAAAAGCGTCGAGGACATGCTGCACGTGATGCACCAGGGCAACAAAAACCGTACGGTCGGGTTCACCAACATGAACGAGCACAGTTCCCGTTCACATGCGATTTTTCTGATTAAGATTGAAATGTGTGAAGCGGGGTCGACTCTAGTCAAAGTGGGCAAGCTGAATCTGATCGATCTGGCCGGCAGTGAACGGCAGTCGAAGACGGGTGCAACTGCGGAACGGCTGAAGGAAGCAAGCAAAATCAACCGGGCGCTCTCATCGCTGGGCAATGTAATTTCGGCGCTGGCAGAAAAATCTCCCCACGTCCCGTACCGCGACTCAAAGCTGACGCGCTTGCTTCAGGATTCGCTGGGAGGCAATTCAAAGACTATCATGATAGCGAACATTGGTCCCTCCGAGTTCAATTACAACGAGACGCTGACCACGCTACGATACGCTCATCGGGCCAAGACGATCGAAAACAAACCGGTGAAGAACGAAGACCCGCAGGATACTAAGCTGCGCGAGTACCAGAACGAGATAGCGGAACTGCGTAAGCTTATCAGCGAAAGGCAGAAGCGGGAAAGAACGGTACACAGGGAGAAGAAGGCTAAAAAGAAAGCGACGCGTGTCAAGCGCGAACCGAGCCTGACGCAATCAGATGAGAAATCTGACTCGgaggtcgaggaggaggaagactGTGAGAAGGAGAACGAGCAGGATTTCAACGAGCTGGACACAAAAGCCAAAGAAGAGCTGATGAAGGAACGCGAAGCAACCGCAGCATTGGCCTCAAAGCTCCAAGAGCTAGAGGGGCAACTAGTCAAGGGTGGCAAGAATATATTGGACACATACACCGAGCGGCAGTTTGAGTTGGAGAAAAAGCTGTCTGAAATTGCGGAACGAAAGAAGAGGGAAATCGAAATGCAGCAACAGCTGGAACTGCAAGAAGAATCTACGATGGAAATTCGCGAAACGTTTACCTCGCTCCAGCAGGAGGTAGAACTGAAGACGCGTAAGCTAAAGAAGTGCTATGCCAAATGTATGGCACTGAAGCAGGAGCTACAGGACACCCGCGATGAGCATAACCGAGATAGGCGTGAGCTGGAAATGACACAGAATGAGCTGATCAAGGAGCTGAAACGTTTGTTGCTAATCATTGACAACTTTGTACCGGCTGAGGTGAAGTCACGATTATACACGCAGGCCAAGTACGACGACGAGGCCGAAGAATGGTTCCTTAATGGAAGCATGATGCTGAACAACCACCAAATGCTGACACGCCCAGTCGCTGATCCGAGCCGAAGACGACCGATGAGTGAGTATGCTCTGCAGATGATTAAAACGAAGTCTAGCGATGCAATCCGCTATaag gGAGAGAACATACTTGACTACGAGCTGGACATGCCACTCAGAACAACTTACGAATACTCGAATCCGAAAGTGTCGGCTTCATTGCAAGCGGTCCTGGCAGAAGCAATGCAAACCGAGGATGATATCGACATCACCGATCAGTCAAACTATGCGAGCATGATGAAGATGCGTCTCGATCAGATCACCAAGCGAAACGTGCAGGAACACGCAGCAAGTGCTACAACAGGTAGTGCTGCCGGAAGTAGTGGTATCATGGGCGGCAGTACTGGCAGCGTGGCAGGTGTGAATGGCTCGACTGGAAGTGTCCATATTGGCAGCGGAATAATGACCGCTGGTGGTAGTAGCACTAGCCGTGCCCGGTCCTCGGTATACAACCGTGGCAAATCAGCGGCCCCTGCATTCGGTGCGCACTCGGCGGCACCGGTAAAGAAAGTATCCACGTCGGCGCTTACGTCAAGCAGCCATGGAGGCACCGGTGCAGGAGCGGGCCATATGTTCCCGAAAGCACGCGGTCTCATACCAAAGTAG
- the LOC120956763 gene encoding N-terminal Xaa-Pro-Lys N-methyltransferase 1 — protein MASQKSDENCMDSSTEINIPAVPAENNDQSRNDPEYSDLDDLLTDSTSYYNNAKKYWSNVSPTVDGMLGGFGSISFIDIRGSEQFLKQLYKQKPAPGRKWALDCGAGIGRISKNLLLPWFDQVDLVEQDEHFCETARKELADFTSKLGTVFNSGLQDFIPEEGRYDIIWAQWVLGHLTDEDAVQFFVRCAKGLARGGMIVIKENFTTSNVVDVDRTDSSVTRPLLQMKQLLKQGNMRVVKEQRQTSFPKELYPVYMLALRPIIKN, from the coding sequence ATGGCATCGCAGAAGAGTGACGAAAACTGCATGGATAGTTCCACCGAAATTAATATTCCTGCAGTACCAGCTGAAAACAACGATCAAAGTCGAAACGATCCAGAATACTCAGACTTAGATGATCTTCTGACGGATAGTACTAGTTATTACAATAACGCTAAAAAATACTGGTCGAATGTGTCTCCCACGGTAGATGGGATGCTAGGCGGATTCGGCAGTATATCGTTCATCGATATTCGTGGCTCGGAACAGTTTCTAAAGCAGctctacaaacaaaaacccgcTCCCGGACGCAAATGGGCCTTGGACTGTGGTGCCGGCATCGGTAGAATCAGCAAAAACCTACTTCTGCCATGGTTTGACCAAGTGGATCTGGTCGAGCAGGATGAGCACTTCTGCGAAACTGCTCGTAAGGAATTAGCAGACTTTACCTCAAAATTGGGAACTGTATTCAACTCAGGATTGCAAGACTTCATCCCGGAGGAAGGACGATACGATATAATCTGGGCACAGTGGGTACTGGGCCACCTGACGGATGAAGACGCGGTCCaattttttgttcgttgtgCGAAAGGACTCGCCCGCGGAGGAATGATAGTGATAAAGGAAAATTTTACGACGAGCAATGTAGTAGACGTGGACCGAACCGATTCATCAGTTACAAGACCATTGTTACAGATGAAACAACTGCTAAAGCAAGGTAATATGCGCGTCGTCAAGGAGCAACGTCAAACAAGCTTTCCCAAAGAACTCTATCCCGTGTACATGTTGGCGCTAAGGCCTATAATAAAGAACTAA
- the LOC120955386 gene encoding dimethylaniline monooxygenase [N-oxide-forming] 3-like, with product MKLYASIISDTVRYARSLNRSPLPMAPAAATYCIIGAGPSGLCTAKQALALDSHATVTVFEQSKQIGGLWAYTDDTGKDSNGLDITCMYANLRTNLVKQGMGYPDYPIDEQAPTFVTISDVIKQLEGYVDKFQLKKVIQFEREVVRVTRNFSTDRWDVLVKDVAANRYAMHQFDFVLVCNGHYSSRIIPSFPGRNIFRGQQLHSKDYRREENYRDQRVLVVGGGHSGMDIAPAIALHADKVVLSHRCNDPVHTGDRVVQKPEVLRLTQTGAEFVDGTREEFDTIIYCTGYRYSTPFLSVDCGVSLENNTISPLYYHCININQPTMAFIGLPFNACLMLMMDLQARFCLKFFTGQKQLPGKQQMLEWWQKDQQERKERGLSGKLSHMLAGDLQQRYYDDIARIAEIETLKPVLAKMHADCINSKKEDVNFRNFEYRIVDDEHFIKVQIPPTPTMS from the exons ATGAAACTGTATGCCAGTATCATCTCAGATACGGTCCGTTACGCACGCTCGTTGAATCGTTCCCCGCTTCCAATG gcacctgctgctgctacctaTTGTATTATCGGAGCTGGACCTTCCGGTCTATGCACCGCCAAACAGGCGCTAGCACTCGATAGCCATGCTACTGTGACAGTGTTTGAACAATCTAAGCAAATTGGAGGCTTGTGGGCTTACACTGATGACACTGGAAAAGATTCAAATGGCTTGGATATTACATGCATGTACGCGAACCTTCGCACAAACCTCGTCAAACAGGGCATGGGATATCCGGACTATCCCATCGACGAACAAGCGCCTACATTCGTGACGATTAGCGATGTGATAAAGCAACTGGAAGGGTACGTCGACAAGTTTCAATTGAAGAAGGTGATTCAATTTGAACGCGAGGTTGTTCGAGTGACCCGAAATTTCAGTACCGATCGCTGGGAC GTACTGGTGAAAGATGTAGCCGCCAATCGATATGCCATGCATCAGTTCGATTTCGTACTGGTATGCAATGGTCATTACAGTTCACGAATAATTCCATCTTTCCCGGGACGGAACATATTCCGAGGCCAGCAGCTGCACAGCAAAGATTATCGCCGTGAAGAAAACTATCGTGATCAGCGTGtgcttgttgttggtggaggaCACAGTGGAATGGATATAGCACCGGCCATTGCTCTACATGCCGATAAGGTTGTGCTGAGTCATCGGTGTAATGATCCCGTTCATACCGGCGATCGAGTGGTACAGAAGCCGGAAGTGTTGCGCCTAACGCAAACTGGTGCAGAATTTGTGGATGGCACACGGGAAGAATTCGACACCATTATCTACTGCACGGGTTATCGCTACTCGACACCGTTTCTCTCAGTGGACTGTGGCGTGTCTTTAGAAAACAACACCATCAGTCCCTTGTATTATCACTGCATCAACATCAACCAACCGACTATGGCCTTTATCGGGCTGCCTTTCAACGCCTGTCTTATGCTTATGATGGATCTGCAAGCAAGATTTTGCCTGAAATTCTTTACCGGTCAAAAACAGTTGCCGGGCAAGCAACAAATGCTAGAGTGGTGGCAGAAAGATCAGCAGGAGCGAAAGGAGCGCGGTTTAAGTGGGAAGCTATCTCACATGTTAGCTGGAGATTTACAGCAACGGTACTATGACGATATTGCGCGAATTGCCGAGATAGAAACACTCAAGCCCGTGCTCGCGAAAATGCACGCCGATTGCATCAACAGTAAAAAGGAGGATGTTAATTTTCGTAATTTTGAATATCGTATCGTTGACGATGAACATTTTATTAAGGTTCAAATACCACCCACACCGACGATGAGCTAA